A genomic window from Candidatus Zixiibacteriota bacterium includes:
- a CDS encoding PorV/PorQ family protein — MHTHPSRLIRQHRSGPGIATVLSLLLAVTTVILAPGQAAAQAKVGTTGAQFLELGVSARSMGMADAFTAISNDVSAVYYNPAGLTSLLGTEIMATYIDMPAGVEYGFAAIGFPLESVGGVLGVGVYALTSGSMIERTYARGVDYPDEGIYGTGRKFAWNDLAVSVGYGRYLTDRFSIGFTVRYIGEFVHDYSASSWSADVGTSYNTGYRDFKLAMAISNFGPDLKFIEKAAPLPINFKFGGSINVLDGANHVLTVVAEGSHPSDNLEKYNAGAEYVFMERFALRVGGRFNYDTDGLTAGAGMRLPYGEEGQISVDYAYQDFGILTEVHRFTIGFAF; from the coding sequence ATGCATACACATCCAAGTCGGTTGATCCGACAGCATCGCTCCGGACCGGGAATTGCAACGGTCCTGTCACTTCTCCTGGCGGTGACAACTGTCATTCTGGCGCCGGGTCAGGCTGCTGCGCAGGCTAAAGTCGGCACCACCGGGGCGCAGTTCCTCGAGCTGGGAGTATCGGCACGCTCGATGGGGATGGCCGACGCTTTTACGGCGATTTCCAACGACGTTTCGGCCGTGTACTACAACCCGGCCGGTTTGACATCGCTTCTCGGCACTGAGATCATGGCCACCTACATCGATATGCCGGCGGGCGTCGAATACGGCTTTGCCGCCATCGGCTTCCCGCTCGAATCGGTCGGAGGCGTGCTCGGAGTCGGTGTCTACGCTCTGACATCCGGGTCGATGATCGAGCGTACCTACGCCCGCGGTGTGGACTACCCCGACGAAGGCATCTACGGCACTGGGCGCAAGTTCGCCTGGAACGACCTGGCCGTCTCGGTGGGCTACGGCCGTTATCTCACCGATCGCTTCTCGATAGGCTTCACCGTCCGCTATATCGGCGAATTCGTGCACGACTATTCGGCGAGCAGTTGGTCGGCGGATGTCGGTACCAGCTACAACACCGGCTATCGTGACTTCAAACTGGCGATGGCGATCTCGAATTTCGGCCCCGACTTGAAGTTTATCGAGAAAGCCGCCCCGCTGCCGATCAACTTCAAGTTCGGGGGATCGATCAACGTGCTCGATGGCGCCAATCATGTACTCACGGTGGTGGCCGAAGGATCGCACCCGTCGGACAACCTTGAGAAGTACAATGCCGGCGCGGAATATGTCTTTATGGAAAGATTCGCCCTGCGCGTGGGGGGGCGGTTTAATTACGATACCGATGGTTTGACGGCCGGCGCCGGAATGCGTCTGCCGTACGGTGAAGAGGGCCAGATAAGCGTTGACTACGCCTACCAGGATTTCGGCATTCTCACTGAAGTTCATCGGTTCACCATCGGATTTGCTTTTTGA
- a CDS encoding S8 family serine peptidase: MTLFSRPINSFGITALATIVFCFGSGASVDAAPDLAWLGEPEYTSSSSITVLVFLDDRGLTDQVQKLSSPRMTRDLRIKSVSERLKSFVTHEGQAVVDFVRQKSQGESRRFWIVPAYQVTLSPGDIKTLAAMPDVANIVPDQPVDLIEPVEIKSAQSAAMTSSVHVRLMNIPYLWGRGITGLGRLVCSFDTGVEKDHPALSGNWRGNHAPLSSAWFSTISPDDTPYDKADHGTHTMGTMVGIEGTDTIGVAPGAEWITAGVIDQGKSLSGTFADILSAYQWALDPDGNPATTDDVPDVILNSWGVPASLFSPCDQTFFAAIDNVEAAGIVCVFSAGNEGPAGSSLRNPASRASSPLNAFAVGAVDNSKVIASFSSRGPGGCGLTEVKPEIVAPGVNVRSASKAGGYKLMSGTSMAAPFIAGLVALCRQYNPDATVEEIKWAIINSAEDLGPAGEDNAYGFGLPDASRILNYLTDPVAPHFRLAGYAIGGDGVGLPGETFDLRFTLTRTTGSVESVDAAVIAPSGSGVTMLSNSVTFYFGVSGTTSIGSGSFTLRFDPSLIHGDTAHLGLQITGVFGEIYDNLPFALPIGYPPHGATAVHEAGSLRFTVSDFGQYGFAPGSVYNLGRAGFRYDGSENLLYEAGIIIGRNALQLSSSIRNQSGEFTPSDFAPTTPLTDEWTGPDGALYRSARYVDDYAEVSIPVAITQHTADYASVGEDGIIIIRYRLVNTSLTTLTDLYFGFMSDFDLAGGSETVVYDASLRLLTQSGGSGPLVGLVGVSDSFRYTTMANGQSKLGFTRTQLYGLISAPVNTDYSGAGDLLTILNSGPFRLAPGDSVEVALALVAAASSSELRERAVRARDIYLSPTIVDYPGDGLPGGFMLHQNYPNPFNPNTTIAFDLPLSGQVSLEIFNILGQQVRTLHSGWLAAGTHRAEWDGRAAHGGEVASGVYFYRLVAEQYVQSRKMVLLR; this comes from the coding sequence ATGACACTCTTCAGCCGGCCGATCAACAGCTTTGGGATAACGGCTCTCGCCACGATCGTTTTCTGTTTTGGCTCAGGGGCAAGCGTCGATGCAGCGCCCGACCTGGCCTGGCTGGGCGAGCCGGAGTATACATCATCGTCGTCTATCACTGTTCTCGTCTTTCTTGACGACCGAGGGCTCACGGATCAGGTACAGAAACTGTCTTCGCCCCGGATGACTCGTGATCTGAGGATCAAATCGGTCAGCGAACGGCTCAAGTCGTTCGTTACACATGAGGGACAAGCTGTCGTTGACTTTGTCCGTCAGAAGTCGCAAGGGGAAAGCCGCCGCTTCTGGATCGTCCCGGCCTATCAGGTCACTCTAAGTCCAGGCGACATCAAAACGCTGGCCGCAATGCCGGACGTGGCGAACATTGTCCCGGATCAACCTGTTGACTTGATTGAGCCTGTCGAGATAAAGTCGGCCCAGTCGGCCGCAATGACCAGTTCTGTGCACGTTCGCCTGATGAATATTCCGTACCTTTGGGGTCGCGGTATCACCGGCCTTGGGCGGCTCGTATGTTCGTTTGACACGGGTGTCGAAAAAGACCATCCGGCCTTATCAGGCAACTGGCGTGGCAATCACGCGCCGCTCTCCTCGGCCTGGTTTTCGACCATATCTCCCGATGACACCCCTTATGACAAAGCTGACCACGGCACGCACACTATGGGCACGATGGTCGGTATCGAAGGCACCGACACTATCGGCGTCGCGCCGGGCGCCGAGTGGATTACCGCGGGAGTGATCGATCAGGGGAAATCGCTCTCCGGAACTTTCGCCGACATTCTGAGCGCCTATCAGTGGGCACTGGATCCCGATGGCAACCCGGCGACTACCGACGATGTCCCCGACGTCATCCTCAATAGTTGGGGCGTACCGGCGTCGCTCTTCAGCCCCTGCGATCAGACTTTCTTTGCGGCGATTGACAACGTCGAAGCGGCCGGGATCGTCTGTGTCTTCTCGGCGGGTAACGAAGGCCCGGCGGGTTCATCGCTACGTAACCCGGCATCACGCGCCTCATCGCCGCTGAACGCATTCGCCGTGGGTGCGGTGGACAACTCCAAGGTCATCGCCAGTTTCTCGTCACGCGGTCCCGGCGGCTGCGGGTTAACCGAGGTCAAGCCGGAGATTGTCGCGCCGGGAGTCAACGTGCGGTCGGCCTCAAAAGCGGGCGGTTACAAGCTGATGAGCGGCACCTCGATGGCCGCGCCGTTTATCGCCGGGCTGGTGGCGCTCTGCCGCCAGTATAATCCCGATGCCACGGTGGAAGAGATCAAGTGGGCCATCATCAATTCAGCCGAGGACTTGGGACCGGCCGGTGAAGACAACGCCTACGGTTTCGGCCTGCCGGACGCGTCACGTATACTCAATTATCTTACTGATCCGGTGGCCCCTCATTTCCGTCTCGCCGGGTATGCCATTGGCGGCGATGGGGTCGGGCTGCCGGGCGAGACTTTCGATCTTCGTTTCACCCTCACCCGAACGACCGGTTCGGTGGAAAGCGTGGACGCAGCGGTGATCGCTCCGAGCGGTTCGGGTGTCACCATGCTGAGCAATTCGGTGACCTTCTACTTCGGCGTTTCTGGGACGACGTCGATAGGTTCAGGCTCATTCACGCTGAGGTTTGACCCGTCGCTCATACACGGCGATACCGCCCACCTCGGGCTGCAAATCACCGGCGTATTCGGTGAGATCTATGACAACCTGCCGTTTGCCCTGCCGATAGGCTATCCTCCGCACGGCGCGACCGCCGTTCATGAGGCCGGATCGCTGCGATTCACGGTCTCCGACTTTGGTCAATACGGATTCGCGCCGGGCTCCGTGTACAACCTGGGTCGTGCGGGTTTTCGTTATGACGGCAGCGAGAATCTGCTGTACGAAGCGGGCATCATTATCGGGCGGAACGCCCTGCAGTTGTCGTCTTCGATCCGCAACCAAAGCGGTGAATTCACACCGTCCGACTTTGCCCCGACCACGCCCCTCACCGATGAGTGGACCGGCCCCGATGGCGCATTGTATCGCTCGGCGCGGTATGTCGATGATTACGCCGAAGTGTCGATCCCGGTGGCTATCACCCAGCACACGGCCGATTATGCCTCGGTCGGTGAGGACGGCATTATCATCATCAGGTACCGGCTCGTGAACACATCGCTGACAACTCTGACAGACCTGTATTTCGGCTTCATGTCGGATTTTGATCTGGCGGGCGGCTCCGAAACAGTGGTATACGACGCCTCCCTCAGGCTGCTGACTCAGTCGGGTGGTTCGGGACCGCTTGTCGGACTGGTGGGTGTCTCGGATTCATTTCGCTATACGACTATGGCCAACGGACAATCCAAACTGGGCTTTACCCGGACTCAGCTTTACGGTTTGATCTCCGCGCCTGTTAACACCGACTATTCAGGGGCAGGGGACCTGCTGACAATACTGAACAGCGGCCCGTTCCGACTGGCGCCGGGCGATTCGGTCGAGGTGGCGCTGGCGCTGGTCGCGGCCGCGTCGTCCTCAGAGCTGCGCGAACGGGCGGTGCGAGCGCGCGACATATATCTGTCGCCGACTATTGTCGACTACCCCGGTGATGGTTTACCCGGCGGGTTTATGCTCCACCAGAACTATCCTAACCCGTTCAATCCGAACACGACAATCGCCTTTGATCTTCCTCTCTCCGGCCAGGTTTCACTTGAGATTTTCAACATCCTCGGACAGCAGGTGAGGACGCTTCATTCCGGATGGCTGGCTGCGGGAACCCATCGCGCTGAGTGGGACGGTCGAGCGGCTCACGGAGGCGAGGTGGCGTCTGGAGTCTATTTCTATCGCCTTGTGGCCGAGCAATACGTCCAGAGCCGCAAAATGGTTCTTTTGCGCTAA
- a CDS encoding glycosyltransferase family 39 protein codes for MANLPGKSSRIGYWLATVLILAVALRLLYLFQYHESPYWDQLTVDNWYHHHWAQSLADRNVVGDTTYFRAPLYVYGLGLLYALFGTSLWVGRLFGLAIGLASVTMTYLLGRRLFGGTVALIGSLLHSVLPIAIYFESELLLDPLFTLLLQVALWRFLIWLETESPRGLFFTGLALGLASVCRPTALAVAAATIVWVVLKQPYHRQRHRSWWRLRRTIVLVSGIAVCIAPVFLRNIAVAGDPVLVASQGGINLYIGNNESADGLSAVLPEPLGHNWQIRQITHLAEQDLGRKLKPGEVSAYWRQKAVDWILAHPSSFLSLYARKLVYLMANREVPNERSLEVHFAAFPLLGRNPLVFGVILPLALCGIALRWRRQPLVRFVAAAMLVFMLAVALFFVNSRFRLPLMPLYCILAAAGLVQITVLARARPLVASVLTMGMVGAGWFTFNPPVDYPGHWTAQSLTSRGLYLYSNSDYAGALEHFRKSAAIEPEFPDVNLNLGAAYLRLGMADSAAQSFEREADLHPTRHKAYQNLASLRLLSGDTRQALLMADRSLSFAPYDLLSNLVKLRALGFDPHIGTATVVSEVGLAAVRTDDNLEVLNQGAAILVNRGDIAGALDLLYRAEVASPPPIETDDDAFGPGFRHGYKEFERTRAQTFYLIGFSYALLNRLNDAIDYTIRAIIADSLMVEAYLNLRAGYLAQGRLMEADSVLREATKRFPDHELVRAAVSTGHGTK; via the coding sequence ATGGCGAATCTTCCCGGGAAAAGCTCACGAATCGGTTATTGGCTGGCCACCGTGCTTATACTAGCGGTGGCGCTTCGGCTCCTCTACCTCTTTCAGTATCACGAATCGCCGTACTGGGATCAGCTAACAGTCGATAACTGGTATCATCACCATTGGGCGCAGTCACTGGCCGACCGTAACGTTGTTGGCGACACCACGTATTTTCGCGCGCCGCTCTATGTTTACGGTCTGGGATTGCTATACGCGCTGTTCGGGACATCGCTCTGGGTGGGGCGTCTCTTCGGACTGGCGATCGGGCTTGCGTCGGTAACGATGACTTACCTACTGGGGCGGCGCCTGTTCGGCGGGACGGTTGCGCTCATCGGATCTCTACTCCACTCAGTTTTGCCGATAGCCATCTACTTCGAATCGGAGCTGCTACTCGATCCACTGTTCACGTTGCTGCTGCAAGTCGCCCTGTGGCGGTTTCTTATCTGGCTCGAAACCGAGAGTCCACGAGGCCTGTTCTTCACGGGGCTGGCCTTGGGACTGGCGTCAGTCTGCCGCCCGACGGCCCTCGCTGTTGCCGCCGCGACGATCGTTTGGGTGGTTCTGAAACAGCCGTATCATCGCCAGAGGCACCGTTCCTGGTGGCGGCTCAGGCGAACGATCGTGCTTGTGTCAGGTATAGCCGTGTGTATCGCACCGGTGTTCCTGCGAAACATCGCCGTAGCCGGTGATCCGGTGCTGGTCGCGTCGCAGGGGGGGATCAACTTGTATATCGGCAACAACGAGAGCGCCGATGGCCTTTCCGCGGTGCTGCCTGAACCTCTCGGTCATAACTGGCAAATCCGGCAGATCACACATCTGGCTGAGCAGGACCTTGGCCGCAAGTTGAAGCCGGGTGAGGTCTCGGCTTACTGGCGACAAAAAGCGGTCGACTGGATACTCGCCCATCCGAGTAGCTTCCTCTCGCTTTACGCACGCAAGCTGGTATACCTCATGGCCAATCGTGAGGTACCCAACGAACGCTCGCTTGAGGTCCACTTCGCCGCGTTTCCGCTGTTGGGCCGAAACCCGCTCGTGTTCGGCGTGATTCTTCCCCTCGCGCTGTGCGGAATCGCGCTTCGCTGGCGGCGGCAGCCCCTCGTGCGATTCGTGGCGGCGGCGATGCTTGTCTTCATGCTCGCGGTCGCGCTGTTCTTCGTCAACAGCCGCTTCCGGCTCCCATTAATGCCCCTTTACTGCATACTGGCTGCCGCCGGGCTCGTGCAAATCACAGTCTTAGCGAGAGCACGGCCGCTGGTTGCCTCAGTGCTGACAATGGGTATGGTCGGGGCGGGCTGGTTTACGTTCAATCCACCAGTAGATTATCCAGGGCACTGGACCGCACAGAGTCTGACCTCACGCGGACTGTACCTCTATTCGAACAGCGATTACGCCGGGGCGCTTGAACACTTCCGTAAGTCTGCCGCTATTGAGCCAGAATTCCCCGACGTCAATCTGAACCTTGGCGCAGCGTATTTGCGCCTGGGTATGGCCGATTCTGCCGCCCAGAGCTTCGAGCGTGAAGCCGATCTTCACCCGACGCGCCACAAGGCGTATCAGAACCTGGCGTCTCTTCGTCTGCTTTCCGGCGATACTCGTCAGGCATTGCTTATGGCCGATCGGTCGCTGAGCTTCGCTCCGTATGACCTGCTCTCCAATCTCGTCAAACTGCGGGCGCTTGGTTTCGACCCGCACATCGGTACCGCAACCGTGGTGAGCGAAGTCGGCCTGGCAGCAGTTCGCACGGACGATAATCTCGAAGTGCTTAACCAGGGCGCGGCGATACTGGTCAATCGCGGCGATATCGCAGGGGCGCTGGATCTGCTCTATCGCGCGGAAGTTGCGTCCCCGCCGCCGATCGAGACCGATGACGACGCATTCGGCCCGGGATTCAGGCATGGATATAAGGAATTCGAGCGCACGCGCGCCCAGACATTCTACCTGATAGGCTTCAGCTACGCGCTCCTGAACCGTCTGAACGACGCGATCGATTATACGATTCGGGCGATAATCGCCGACAGCCTGATGGTGGAAGCGTATCTCAATCTGCGCGCCGGTTACCTGGCTCAGGGTCGGCTGATGGAGGCGGACTCAGTGCTGCGCGAAGCCACCAAGCGATTTCCGGATCATGAGTTGGTCCGCGCGGCGGTTTCCACCGGTCACGGCACGAAGTAA
- a CDS encoding M6 family metalloprotease domain-containing protein has translation MSSRIHIVGLAAMAAILAAPAKGVVPPSPEAKAKFIAEGTWEEKAAILRAFQTSIPPDWYESGSAAHKEMFRANAVASPDNPVTFRVCVLLVEFPDFKHDDAQYFIPGGGSQPCYTVGTPFRFDSLLFSEQATDSVFNPTGSMTEYYLEISYGNYYIVGDVQPWVEAPDTYASYVGSGSGLGGGGARLAHDAVIAADDAGVNFQPYGNGGSSVRGLIIIHAGPGAEQRAYGIWSHSSSMSPGVSVDGVSLSRYAMQPEETVGSDEISSVGVFCHEWGHVLGAADYYDPAYNLGSEGLGSWCLMAGGSWNNGGRRPAHPNGWVRTQDFGFANLQVLLQNIRQAEIPQVETSPTVFMLKMNPSGPNPQFWIVENRQRVGFDSFLPGGGLLIYHYDVDGSQSTPDRYRLAVEEADGRRDLAFGGSGGQASDPFPGFPTNNRNFHNYTTPNSKTNDSGATQVSVLNISDSGPNMRADLNIYHAIPWLLLDGDSLDVFDSPGGNGDGIYGQGETLDIYLEVRNIMKETYWPTLHLDVSNPDLEILTNDKNMGVALNPATVTNRNFEPIRVRIPDEFISSLVTFTLTVISDSTLSTNDNTFRNTFEFEIRIGAGAQVLLVDDDNGDGIDRSYRDALDRMGLLYDRWDKKVQGSPVYASLTQYPVVFWMTGSYWPGQSYGGTLTSADVTYLKALLDNGGNLLMASPAAPVQLRTLDSAFMADYLHANVTGSAGSVTTRTFLGAVNNIVGGGLKYTTRNGIIWDETTPIMQPMNGGQAVFTLIGQTGTGNFGNCGIIYDGSYRSVFLSFAVEYLDSALMASGWAPPDSLINRVVRFFVRGAATAVDDQPTDNLLPSGFTLDQNYPNPFNPSTTISYQLSEVGSTTLTVYNVLGQRVATLLDQVQGPGQYRVEWRGRDDRGSQVASGVYFYRLTYGADSQTKKMMLVK, from the coding sequence ATGTCGTCCAGGATTCACATCGTCGGTTTAGCAGCTATGGCTGCAATTCTGGCTGCCCCCGCCAAAGGGGTCGTGCCGCCGTCACCCGAGGCCAAAGCTAAGTTCATTGCGGAAGGTACTTGGGAGGAGAAAGCGGCCATCCTGCGTGCCTTTCAGACGTCAATCCCACCGGATTGGTACGAATCCGGTTCAGCCGCGCATAAAGAAATGTTCCGCGCCAACGCGGTCGCCAGTCCGGACAACCCGGTAACTTTTCGCGTTTGCGTGCTGCTGGTCGAGTTTCCCGATTTCAAACACGATGATGCCCAATACTTCATCCCCGGCGGTGGATCGCAACCCTGCTACACCGTCGGCACTCCGTTTCGTTTTGACTCTCTATTGTTTTCGGAGCAGGCCACGGACTCAGTCTTCAACCCTACCGGCTCCATGACCGAATACTATCTGGAAATCTCCTACGGCAACTACTACATCGTGGGCGACGTGCAGCCGTGGGTAGAAGCGCCGGATACGTATGCCTCATATGTCGGCTCCGGTAGCGGTCTCGGTGGTGGCGGCGCGCGTCTGGCCCACGATGCCGTCATCGCAGCCGACGATGCCGGTGTCAACTTTCAGCCCTACGGCAACGGTGGGTCGAGCGTTCGTGGCCTAATAATCATCCATGCCGGACCGGGAGCTGAGCAGCGCGCTTATGGTATCTGGTCGCACAGTTCGAGCATGAGCCCCGGCGTGTCAGTCGACGGCGTAAGTCTGAGCCGTTACGCCATGCAGCCGGAGGAAACAGTCGGCAGCGACGAAATCTCCAGTGTGGGCGTGTTTTGCCACGAATGGGGACACGTGCTGGGGGCGGCGGATTACTACGACCCGGCTTACAACCTCGGCTCCGAAGGTCTCGGCAGTTGGTGTCTTATGGCCGGCGGAAGCTGGAACAACGGCGGGCGCCGGCCGGCTCACCCCAACGGCTGGGTGAGAACTCAGGATTTCGGCTTTGCCAACTTGCAGGTACTTCTTCAAAACATCCGGCAGGCGGAGATCCCGCAGGTGGAAACCTCCCCGACTGTGTTCATGCTCAAGATGAACCCGAGCGGGCCAAATCCTCAATTCTGGATTGTCGAAAACCGCCAGCGGGTCGGATTTGACTCGTTCCTGCCAGGGGGCGGACTGTTGATTTATCATTACGATGTCGACGGCAGCCAGTCGACACCGGACCGGTATCGTCTGGCGGTGGAGGAAGCCGATGGACGCCGCGATCTGGCGTTTGGCGGCAGCGGCGGCCAGGCAAGCGATCCGTTTCCGGGGTTTCCGACCAACAATCGGAATTTCCACAATTACACAACCCCGAATTCGAAAACGAACGACAGCGGCGCCACCCAGGTCAGCGTGCTGAACATCTCCGACTCCGGCCCGAACATGCGCGCCGATCTCAATATTTATCACGCCATACCCTGGCTGCTTCTGGACGGTGACTCGCTCGACGTATTCGACTCCCCCGGCGGCAACGGCGACGGGATCTACGGTCAGGGCGAGACGCTTGACATCTATCTCGAAGTCCGGAACATCATGAAGGAGACTTACTGGCCAACACTTCATCTGGATGTGAGCAATCCCGATCTGGAGATTCTGACGAACGACAAGAACATGGGTGTCGCACTGAATCCGGCAACCGTAACGAACCGCAACTTCGAGCCGATTCGGGTGCGCATTCCCGATGAGTTTATCTCATCGTTGGTCACGTTCACGTTAACGGTGATTTCGGACAGCACGCTGAGCACCAACGACAACACATTTAGGAATACATTTGAGTTTGAAATCCGGATTGGCGCCGGCGCCCAGGTGCTCTTGGTGGATGATGACAACGGTGATGGAATCGACCGTTCCTATCGTGATGCGCTGGATCGTATGGGTTTGTTGTATGATCGGTGGGACAAAAAGGTACAGGGCTCACCGGTGTATGCGAGTCTGACTCAGTATCCGGTAGTCTTTTGGATGACCGGATCGTATTGGCCGGGGCAAAGCTACGGTGGGACGCTGACAAGCGCCGATGTCACTTATTTGAAAGCTCTGCTGGACAACGGCGGCAATCTTCTAATGGCCAGTCCCGCGGCGCCGGTGCAGCTCCGCACGCTTGATTCGGCGTTCATGGCCGACTACCTGCATGCAAATGTGACCGGCTCGGCCGGTTCGGTGACCACCCGTACTTTCCTCGGTGCGGTGAATAATATCGTTGGCGGGGGCCTGAAATATACCACGCGCAACGGAATCATATGGGATGAAACCACGCCGATAATGCAGCCGATGAACGGCGGCCAGGCCGTGTTCACGCTTATCGGGCAGACCGGTACGGGTAACTTCGGCAACTGCGGCATCATCTACGACGGCAGTTATCGCAGCGTGTTTCTGTCGTTCGCGGTCGAGTATCTCGACAGCGCCCTGATGGCCTCTGGATGGGCCCCGCCGGATTCGCTGATCAACCGGGTTGTGCGCTTTTTCGTGCGCGGTGCGGCGACCGCGGTCGACGACCAGCCCACCGACAACCTCCTGCCGTCCGGGTTCACCCTTGATCAGAATTATCCGAATCCGTTCAACCCGAGCACAACTATCAGTTACCAACTGAGTGAAGTGGGGAGTACGACGCTTACTGTTTACAACGTGCTCGGACAGCGTGTTGCCACGCTGCTGGATCAGGTTCAGGGGCCGGGCCAGTATCGAGTCGAGTGGCGGGGGAGAGACGACCGTGGCTCGCAAGTGGCGTCGGGGGTCTACTTTTACCGGCTTACCTACGGCGCGGATTCGCAGACAAAGAAGATGATGCTTGTGAAATAA